The nucleotide sequence GTGGGTTTCTAGACAAAATTGGACGAGAAAACTGCTTTGAAACAACGGACGCTGCTATCTGTGCGTTAAATCCTGATTTGGCCGCCTGTCAAACAGAACTGACGCTAAATACGCGATCAGAAGAATTAGTTGCTTAATGGTTAGACCGTTCGATGATGAAACTTATCAGTCACTTAATCCAAAATTCGGATGAATTAGCTGACTGCGTTGATGCAGACGATAAGTTTTTCATCAGATCCAGCAACAATCACCGTTGGTGTTGCGATCGCTCCTTCCCGGGTAGCGATCGCCTTTTCTCTTCTGCTGGTTGTTCAACTGACTGCAGTCATTAGGTATAGGGCAATCAGTTCAACAAAAAAGGATGGCTTTAATATAAGGATGGCTTTAATGAAACAGATTATTAGTCGAGAGTCTCTTCAACGATTTTATGGAAAAGGAATACATCTGTATGAACAGGGAATTGAGTGTCATGGGTGGTTTATTGTGCCGTTTGTGTCTGGACAGTTTTATGCAACAAGCTGCTTTTGTCCTAAGGGAAAGCGCTACATCAGTTGGAGTCAATATTCTAGTTTAGATGAGGCGGTCAATGAATACCTTGCATATTGAAATTATTGGCAACAGTAATGAGGATTGCCGTTTTCTGGAGAACAATGTATTGACAGCAATGGTTAAACTAGGCATTACTGCTCATGTCAATTGCATCGCGGATGCTGAGGAAGTCAAGCGACGACGATTGGGCTGTACGCCAGTATTGACTATTAATGGTAGAGTCGTCAGTCAGGGACAAAATATTTCATCAAGACACATTCAGACATTTCTGCGCGAAGCGACGGATGTCTCGCAGCATGGAGATTTTCTGAGCCGAATGTTTTAAGGGTTGCCGCGAACAGCAACGACTCAACTTCAAACCTTTTGAATCACTGTCCGTCCCAGTAATCCCTGGGGTCTGACGAGTAACACGATGAATAAAATTCCAAATGCAACCGCATCTTTATAAGCAGAGTACTCGCCGGGAACAAATGCTTCTACCAGTCCGATCAACAACCCTCCCACAACTGCGCCCGGAATACTACCCAGGCCACCTAAGACAATGACTGCCAGTCCCTTAAGCCCAAAACCAATGCCAAAGTAGGGACCGGCAATGCTAACGCTGGAACCCACTAAAGTGCCTGCTACGGCTGCCAGAAAACTGCTGACAAAAAAGGTCAGAACGATGAAGCGATCGGTGTTGATGCCTAACAGGCTGGCGGTGGTTGGATCCTCTGCTACTGCCCGCATGGCTTTGCCGTATTTCGTTGCATTAATGGAATAGGTCAGGACACACAAAATCACCCCTGCAATCAGAAAGATCACAATTTGCACAGTGCGAATGGGAATCGGGTTATCGACTGTGCCAAAGTTGATGGCGGGGGGCAAATTACCAAAGGTATCGGCTGGGAATGTATAATTTTCAGCACCAACCAGATACTGAATCAGGTTCACAATTACCAGTGCCACACCCAAGCTAGAAACAACCGTCAACAGCGGATCCGCCCGTTTGCGGCGGAGGGGACGAAACGCCAGGCGCTCGATCGCGACACCCACCAATCCTGCCAGCACACCACTGATCAGGGTCGCCAACCAGAACGGTAAATTGAGGGGTAACTGGGCATTTGCCAGTAAGCCATTAAACCCAAATGCACCGCCCATCAATGCATAGGTAAAATATGCTCCCAGGGTGAACACTGCTCCATGGGCAAAATTGATGATTCCCAGGATTGAAAAGATCAGCGTATATCCCAGCGCGAAAATGGCATAAACGCTGCCAATGGAAAGGCCATTAAGAAAGTTTTGCAGAAACAGTGTCAGGTTCATCAGCAATAGCAGGGGGCAGGGGGGCAGAGAACTATCAGGATAAAGTTTTGAGACTTTTTATAGCATTTTTGCATCCAGCAAGATATGTGGACTTTCCACCAGCTTGTTTTCCAAAAGTGCTCTTAACTCGCCAGGCAGGGACGATATTCCTCAGTCAGTTGCTCAATTGAGCGCATGAATCCCAATCTCTTTCAGCAGGCTGAATCTTGGAACGCTGGTACAGAAATCCGATTTCTTGGAACTCTGAACCAGTGCTCCAGGTAAATTGGCTCAAACTCTTACATGGGAAGAGCTTCAGGGAGCGATCGCTCACCTCAAAATAGCTATCGCTATCAATTCTCTTCACTTCAGAAATACAAATTGCCCATTTTTACCATCTGGTTCCATCTTGATCTGAGCCACGTAAAAATCCTTCTGAATAATTTCCCCTTCCGGCGTGAAGGCAATTTCACCCAGGGGGGTGTCATACTTGCCCGTCAGGAGTTGCCGATTCAAATCAACGCGCAGTTGTGGCAATGAGAGTTGAGTCACTTTCTGCTTACTGTCCAGGGCTTTCAACGCTTCAACAAAAACCTGCACGCCAGCAAAGGTCTGAGCGCTGAACTGAGGGGGGTCTTTTTTGTACTGTTTCATGAAGGCTTCCCGAAATGCTTTATTGACTGCACCAGGATGCTCTGGACTGTAGGCCTGTGCAATCAGAACCCCATCGCAGAGAGCCTTACAAACCTTAAAAATATTAGAGGTATTGAGTCCATTGCCCCCAATGATCAAACCCCGGTAGCCCAGTTCTCGCAGTTGCCGCACCAGGTTGCCCCCATCTGCGGACAGGCCAGAAATAATGACTAAATCGGGTTTGGCATTGAGGGCAGCCGTAGCCTGGGATTGAAAGTCAGTGTCCGTGGTCTGAAATTTCTGAACCGTAACAATTTCCAACTTCTGGTCTTTAACGGTCTGCTGAAAAATATCCGTTTCAGATTTGCTAAAAGCATCATTTTGGGCAAAGAAGACAGCCACCCTTTTAATGGTGGGATCCATCCTAAGGGCGGCTTTAACGGAATTGGGAGCAACGACCGAAACGGGAGCCGATACCCGAGACACAAATTCACCAATCTGAGGAATTCCTTTAGCCGTATTCGATGGACCAATCACAGGAACTCTGGCATTGTTGGCGATGGGATTGGCACTGAAGGCTTGCTGTGAGAGGGTTGGACCCACAATACCCACGACCTTATCCCGGTTGATCAGGGTTTGAAAAGCATTAATGGCTCCAGCTTCGTCTCCCCCCGTATCCTGGAAAACCAGCCTGATCGGAGTTCCATTGATACCGCCTTTTTCATTGAAATATTGTTCGGCAATCTTTGCCCCATTGACTTCTTCCTGTCCTAGGAGTGCAACATTACTGGTCTGGGCAACTCCAATCCCGATCAAGATTGCGTTTCCTCCCGCTGCCTGAGGAGAATCCGTGGTGGTTGTGGTGCCAGGATTACTGGAGTTACAGGCACTCAGGGCGATCGCCAGAGGAACCAGGAAAACAGATAAACGAGAAGCAACATTCATAACCCAGTCTCATTCTGTGGGTAAGGGGGACTATACAGATCTCATTTCAATAGATCTCATTTCATCATATTCTGTGGGTACTCACGAGGAGATCATGGAAGTTATGGCAGGGGGCAGGAGACGAGAGGAGTGAGGAGTGAGGAGTGAGGAGTGGGTGGTTGAACACAGCGCCATCCTGATGTGCCCCCGGTGTCTCTGTAGTGAAGTTTCAGGTTACAAAATTCTTATTCCTTAGAGGTATTTATTTGCAGTCCCCCAATCATCTGCTCGATCTGGGGGCGACTGAGTTTGCCCTGGGCATTGCGCGGCAACTGATCGACCGCAATCCACTGCTTGGGCTGTTTGAATTTACTTAGGCGGGTTTTCACAGCAGTCTGGAGCTTTTCTGGAGACACCTCCGGGCTGGAAGGCACATAGAGGGCAGTCACTGTCTGCCCCCAGTGGCGATCGCTCACCCCGATCACACAGACATCCTGCACGAACCCTGTGGCCCGAATCACGGCTTCGACCTCTGCCGGGAACACATTTTCTCCTCCGGTAATAATCTTGTCGCTGCTTCGTCCCACGATATGCAGATAGCCCTGCTGGTCGAGAAAGCCCAGATCGTCTGTGGACAGGGTGGGTGGGTCAGAGAGGAAGGGGGGGAGAGGGGAGAAGGGAGAGGAGGAATGAGGGAAGGGGTAGTATCCAATTGCCAGGGAACTGGCATGGATGGTAATGATCCCGGTTTGGGAAGCATCCACCGGTTGACCTGTGGGGGCGCAGATCTGGATGTGGGCATGGGGTAACACCTGCCCACATCCGGAGTACCCCTGAAGAAACGCTTCGGGTTTCAGTGTGGCAACCTGAGCGGCTGTTTCAGTCATGCCATAGGTAGGAGCCAACCGGATTTGATAAGTTCTGGCTGTTTCCAGGAGTTCAGACCAGGGAGGCGCTCCACCTAACAGCACCGTCTGAAACCGGGATAGCCAGGGAATCAACCCAGGCTGATTCAGTAACCGCTGAAGCTGAGTTGGTACCAGGGATAGAAAAAAAGCCTCTGGCTGGATGTCAACCGTCCTTCCAGTTTCCAGTTCCTTAAAGGGCAACAGGACCAGACGGCCACCCGACATAAAGGAACGGAGAAATTGCATCAAGCCGCTGACATGGTAGAGCGGCAGGACACAGAACGAATTCACCTGTTTCACGTCAAAGTACTGCTGGAATCCAGCGATCGCTGCCATCAACGTCTCCCAGGTATGAACGGCAAACCGAAGCTGACCGCAAGAGCCACCTGTGGGAATCATGATTAGCGGGTAGATAGCCGGTAGCCGATACCGGGTGTTGGGTTCAGATACTTTGTGCGCTTCTCCTTCTCCCATCTCTTCCCCTTTCCACACCAGATCGGGTTGCACCATGTCCACCACCGACTGCCATTCCCCCAGGGACCAGTCCGGATTGCCGAGGAAAAGATGTGCATTGTGGGCACAGGCGGCGATAAAACCAGCCAGGAACCTGACAGGATTCCGTTCAGCCAGAAGAACCCGGACCGGACTGTCCCAGTTGGATGCCTGCCGGAGTCGTTGCTCGATCCACTCATCCAACGTTTCCTGGTGATAGCCAATCAACCAGTTCTGGGTCAGTCTTTGATTGAAACAGTCCATCACAGTGCTCATCGCCATCTCTCCACCCTACACCGCAGTCAACCGAGAGCACCGCTGGAGCCATTGCCACAGGTCTTCCCCGTTTAGCCTCAGAGCCGGATCACGGTCAAGAAACCAGTGATCTAACCCAAAGCCGATTGCCCGTGGGTGGGTCATCAGGTCGGCTGCCAGATGGAGGAGCGCATTTTGCCCGATCGCGGTTTCAAATACGGAGGAAACCACTACATCAATCCCGGTTTCCTGACAGAACTGGCGCAAACGGGTAGGAAACCCTGCAATCGCTGGTTTAATCACAAACACCCCTCGCCATCCCTGCGCATAGCAGCTTTGCAGTTGGGTCAGGTTGGCAACCGATTCATCCAGGGCGATCGCGGTCCTGAACTGCTGGCTGAGCACTTGCATGGACTCAAGGTGTGCTGGGGCTAATGGCTGTTCCAGGTATTCCACCACTAGAGCATCTGTTGAAAGCTGATCACAAGCTTGTAACCAGCGTGCAGCCTCGTCGTAGCCCAGTGATCCATTGGCATCCAGACGTAACCGGGCAGCCGCAGGCAGCCTCTGGATCAGTTGGTGAAAGATTTCCAGTTCTTGGGCGATCGCACCAACCCCAATTTTCCACTTAAACGTCCTGTACCCCGCTCCCCACAAAGGCTGCCAGGCACTTAAGCACAGTTTTCCAGCAGGC is from Leptothermofonsia sichuanensis E412 and encodes:
- a CDS encoding o-succinylbenzoate synthase — its product is MREEEWGFEFGVYKRPFRQPLRTAHGVWQRREGIILRLTDPAGNVSFGEIAPVPWFGSETLEAAVAFCQKLPARITGDMIRSIPEELPACQFGFESASRPIAPGGSTNVRQINPGIHVNPDIYVNPDIPLSPASIPCPLSPVPGFAGSASQPLESFSHSQLLPAGKLCLSAWQPLWGAGYRTFKWKIGVGAIAQELEIFHQLIQRLPAAARLRLDANGSLGYDEAARWLQACDQLSTDALVVEYLEQPLAPAHLESMQVLSQQFRTAIALDESVANLTQLQSCYAQGWRGVFVIKPAIAGFPTRLRQFCQETGIDVVVSSVFETAIGQNALLHLAADLMTHPRAIGFGLDHWFLDRDPALRLNGEDLWQWLQRCSRLTAV
- a CDS encoding branched-chain amino acid ABC transporter permease; protein product: MNLTLFLQNFLNGLSIGSVYAIFALGYTLIFSILGIINFAHGAVFTLGAYFTYALMGGAFGFNGLLANAQLPLNLPFWLATLISGVLAGLVGVAIERLAFRPLRRKRADPLLTVVSSLGVALVIVNLIQYLVGAENYTFPADTFGNLPPAINFGTVDNPIPIRTVQIVIFLIAGVILCVLTYSINATKYGKAMRAVAEDPTTASLLGINTDRFIVLTFFVSSFLAAVAGTLVGSSVSIAGPYFGIGFGLKGLAVIVLGGLGSIPGAVVGGLLIGLVEAFVPGEYSAYKDAVAFGILFIVLLVRPQGLLGRTVIQKV
- a CDS encoding ABC transporter substrate-binding protein gives rise to the protein MNVASRLSVFLVPLAIALSACNSSNPGTTTTTDSPQAAGGNAILIGIGVAQTSNVALLGQEEVNGAKIAEQYFNEKGGINGTPIRLVFQDTGGDEAGAINAFQTLINRDKVVGIVGPTLSQQAFSANPIANNARVPVIGPSNTAKGIPQIGEFVSRVSAPVSVVAPNSVKAALRMDPTIKRVAVFFAQNDAFSKSETDIFQQTVKDQKLEIVTVQKFQTTDTDFQSQATAALNAKPDLVIISGLSADGGNLVRQLRELGYRGLIIGGNGLNTSNIFKVCKALCDGVLIAQAYSPEHPGAVNKAFREAFMKQYKKDPPQFSAQTFAGVQVFVEALKALDSKQKVTQLSLPQLRVDLNRQLLTGKYDTPLGEIAFTPEGEIIQKDFYVAQIKMEPDGKNGQFVFLK
- a CDS encoding thioredoxin family protein, producing the protein MNTLHIEIIGNSNEDCRFLENNVLTAMVKLGITAHVNCIADAEEVKRRRLGCTPVLTINGRVVSQGQNISSRHIQTFLREATDVSQHGDFLSRMF
- a CDS encoding 2-succinylbenzoate--CoA ligase, encoding MSTVMDCFNQRLTQNWLIGYHQETLDEWIEQRLRQASNWDSPVRVLLAERNPVRFLAGFIAACAHNAHLFLGNPDWSLGEWQSVVDMVQPDLVWKGEEMGEGEAHKVSEPNTRYRLPAIYPLIMIPTGGSCGQLRFAVHTWETLMAAIAGFQQYFDVKQVNSFCVLPLYHVSGLMQFLRSFMSGGRLVLLPFKELETGRTVDIQPEAFFLSLVPTQLQRLLNQPGLIPWLSRFQTVLLGGAPPWSELLETARTYQIRLAPTYGMTETAAQVATLKPEAFLQGYSGCGQVLPHAHIQICAPTGQPVDASQTGIITIHASSLAIGYYPFPHSSSPFSPLPPFLSDPPTLSTDDLGFLDQQGYLHIVGRSSDKIITGGENVFPAEVEAVIRATGFVQDVCVIGVSDRHWGQTVTALYVPSSPEVSPEKLQTAVKTRLSKFKQPKQWIAVDQLPRNAQGKLSRPQIEQMIGGLQINTSKE